The nucleotide window TAATAGGAACCTTTATAGCTATTTTTGATGAGGTATATAGGAAGGAAGTACCCGATGATGTAGTATTGAGCCCACCAGGTATATCCAGCAGTGAGCTATTAAATAAATACATCAATTCATTCTTATTTCCTGATCATAAAATAATTGAAGCTCATCAGGAATGGATAGGGTTTAGCCTAGGAGATATGATTGCCTCACTATTTAAACATTGTAGCCTAGAGCAAGAAAAAAATTATATTTATGTGCTTTTAAACTACTACGAAAAAGTGCATGTATTTAACGAGGATACTGTTTTTTACTTAATTCAAACTATAAAACATATTCCCTTCAACAAACATAAGGACATAGAATTAGAAAAATTATTCAACTTTATATATAAAATACTCTTAATAGACAACCTAGACGTTGAGCTTTCTATTTTAGATTCTATATATTATTTAACCTATCAAATAGATAAAGGCAGTGAGTACTTTAACAAAATAATCCATATACTATCTCAGAAAACAGATTACTCCCAAGTGCCAGCAATCAACTATTTAAAATATAAAATATCCCAAAGCTTAAGTTTCCAAATTACAATAAAAGAAAAATTCAAAGGCTTTTTCTTAGCTGATTATGAAAAGTCACCAGATGTATTTCTTAAAAATCTTAAAACTGCAACAGGATGGATAACTAAAAAAATATCTGTAGATTTTCTTCTTGACCTTGCTCTAGAAGAAACAAAAAAAAATGGTCTTCATACAGCAATGCACTATTGCAATCTCATCAAGGTAAGTGCAACTGAAAATGTTAGGACTCATGCTGGTAAGGCTCTTCTACAGCTATTTCCTAGCTTATCCCTTGACGAACGAAATGATGTTAGTGTTGAGCTTTTACGTGCCCTTGAAATGCAAGGATTCCAGTTTACAAAATATATCCCTCCCTATTTAGGAAAAATGATGCTGTATTTACATCCTACAGAGCTAGATGAAATAATAGATGATTTTATTGAAAAAATTAGACAATCTAGTCCACAGATTACTTTTCTACTACTCAGAACTATTGGAAGTGCTGTTTCTAACTATCCTACATACAAGGAGAGATTTCTCGAGGAAGAAGAAAAGCGTATGGATAGATTGATGAAAATGCTTGGTATTCTTTTAAATGGTTTAGTTAACTACGACTATCAGATAAATCATGAAGCCTTCAGGGTAATAGGTAAGGAAATACTTGGTTCAGAAGACCTTAGCTTAAGAGAAAAGGGAGAAATATTCCATCTAATTTCAAAAAAAATCCTTACTTTACTAGATAAAATAGATGAAAATGAGCTTGTTTTCTTAAATAATTCTGCTGCCCTTAATCATATCTATAGATTTATATCTGATTATGTATTCTATTATGGAAAAATACAAGCTAAGGCTAATTACAATGTGGCATTTTTTCCAGGAACCTTTGATCCTTTTTCCTTGAGCCACAAAGAAATAGCAAAGGCGATAAGAGACTTAGGATTTGAGGTGTATTTGGCTGTTGATGAATTCTCCTGGTCTAAAAGAACTCAACCTAATCTATTGAGACGGGAAATAATAAATATGTCTATTGCTGATGAGCTTGGAATACATCTGTTCCCTGAGGATATACAGATAAATATAGTAAATGACCAAGATTTGAAAACCTTAAGAAGTTGTTTTCCTTATTCAAATGTTCATATGGTTGTAGGAAGTGACGTCATTTTAAATGCTTCTAGCTATAAAAAGGAAAAAACTATAGATTCAATCCATAGCTTTCCTCATATTATCTTTGATAGAAGAAGCTTTATTTCTACTGAGTATGATGATGCAAAGCTAGAGAAGGCTATAAAAAATATTCAAGCTGAAACTATAAGATTATCATTGCCACCACAATATGAGGAGATTAGCTCAACTCAAATCAGAACTTATATAGATGAAAACAGAGATATTTCTCAGTTGATAGATCCCCTTGCACAAAAATATATTTATGAATATGGAGTATATAGAAGAGAGCCCCAATATAAGACTTTATTTAAGGCTACTTCAAAAACTGTTGAAGTAATAAAAAACATTAATGATGACTTGCTTTTTAAACTATGTTCTCTCTTTTTTAAAGATGATGAAAGGGCCTTTGATAAAATATCAGGAATAAAATCTAAATCTGATTCACACATAATTTTGCTTAAGGATAATGAGAATGATGGGAAAATTCTGGGCTTTTCAATGTTTCATTGGATTAGATCTGGAACTCTATATAGTCAGTTCGAATCCCAGGAAATAGCTGAATACATTAGGACTAATACCCTAGGCAGAGTATTGTTGGTAGAAGGAATATATACTGACCCCCTATCTAATAATATCCATGACTTAAATCAAATATTGCTTACTGAAACCCTTGCTCTATGTATTTCAAAGGACTATACTTATACAGTTTATAGAAATCTAATAGATTATCCTGTGTATAAGCATATATATGAAACCTTAAGACTTCAAGGATTTCAGCCTTTACCCCTTTCCTGTGGAGATAATACTATATTTACAGTAAATATGGGCAATCCTTGTACTTTAAGCTTAGACATTGAAACAGTAATTAAGGAGCCTTTTAAAAGCAATCCTAATATAATTAAAGTCATTAAACTAGCTAGAAAAAAACTACAGCTTGCATTAACTAGTCTATATCCTGGAAATCTTATATTGTCATTTGATAGGGATATGATGCATAAAACCTTAATAGATAAAATTTGCGAAACTAATCATGTTCCAGTAGAGGTCATGGAGCCTAGGACTTTGGGAAGTCATGTATGCGTACCCTTTGGCTCCATATTAAAGGACTCTATAATTCCAAATACTGTGACTAAATCAATGCATATAGAAAAAATATTCCAGCCTGATTTAAAGTACTCTAATGTTGGCCCCTCTCAGTACTATATGAGTCTTAAAAATCAAATTAAGCTATTAGGCTCTTTTAATAAACCAGTAATCCTAGTAGATGATTTATTGCACAAAGGCTATAGAATAAGAGCAATAAGTCCCTATTTAGAAAAGGAAAAAATAAATGTAGAAGGGATAATAGTTGGTATTCTTTCTGGAAGAGGAAAGGAATTAATGGATATGCAAGGAAGAAAGGTTGATTTTGCTTATTTCATACCTAATTTGAGAGTATGGTTTAATGAAAGTGCAATGTATCCTTTTATTGGAGGAGATACAGTATGGAGGGGAGATTCGCCTCAAAGATATATGATGCCATCTATTAATTTTATTATGCCTTATATGTCTCCTACATTTATGAAAAATACAAGGGGCGATGCTATTATTAACTTGTCAGAAATATGTATATTAAATTCTATAGATGTATTAAATGCTATAGAAAGAGAATATCTTATTTCTAATGAAAGAAACTTTACTCTTAAACATCTAGGCGAAGTATTTACCTACCCTAGATGCCCTGATTTAGGCAAAAATATAGAGTATGACCTTAATCTTAAGCCTTCTGAATATTTGCAAAATGATTTAGAACGATTAGGAAGGATAAAGGATGTTGTTAGTTGTTGGTTAGAAAACAAGTATTAGATTAGCTACAACTATAATTCTGTTCAAAAATATTGGAGGGATGCATGTGTATTTTTATAAGGTAAATGAAAAAACATTGTTTTCTTTTAGAAAGTATAATGAGCTTTATGAAATACAAGAAAGAGAAGCTATAAATTCAGAAGGAATCCTCTATTTTCTTACAGAGCTAGAGTTAAAAGCATCTAGAAGGAGCTTCTCTGTTTCAGACCCTTCATTGTTATATTTAAAAAATGAAGACTTAAGCTTGCTAAAAACACCTGAAAAATTGGACTATGAAATTAATGATTGGATTCTTAAGAAAATCTACTCTAATAAGGTCATGGGAATTAATACAAACTATAGCTGGAGAAGCCTTTTAGACTACTCTCACCCAGCAAAGTGGAAAATAAACCTAGTAGGACTTGGTGATGTAGGAGGAATTCTATTAACGGGACTTAGGCTTTTAGGAAGTAGCTGTATATCCCAGATAGGTATATACTCAAGGTCTAAGGAGTCTACTACTAGATGGGAGCTAGAAGCAAACCAAATACTAGATGCCTTTAACGAAGAGGAATATCCCTTAGTCAAGGCCATACCTAAGGAGGAGCTGTTCAATTGTCATATGTTTGTATTTTGTGCTTCAAAAAATGTACCTCAGGTTGGAGAAGATGTAAAGGATGTTAGGCTTTATCAGTTTGAAAGCAACTCTAAAATCATAAGTGAATACGCCCATATGGCAAGAGAAAAAGGCTTTAAAGGAATATTTGCTGTAGTGTCAGACCCTGTTGATTTACTGTGTAAAGTTGCCCTTATAGAAAGCAATAAGGACTCTCAAGGCATAGTAGACTATAATGGACTTGCTCCAGAGCAAATAAGAGGCTATGGGCTTGGAGTAATGAATGGACGAGCTGCCTATTATGCTTCTAAAAATCCACTTACAGCATCATATGATGCTGAAGGACGAGCCTTTGGTCCACATGGTCAGGGCTTAATAATAGCTAATAGTATTGAAAATTATGATGAAAAGCTATCTGAATATCTAACTGAGAAAACCTTGGGAGCTAATCTAGAAGTTAGAGCTGTTGGATATAAGCCTTTTATAGCCCCTGCCCTATCCTCTGGTGCTCTTTCAATAATAGCAACCATAAAAGGTAACTGGCACTACAGTGCTACCTATATTGGTGGAGCTTATATGGGTGCTAAAAACAGATTAACCCCTTCTGGAACAGAGCTTGAAAGATTAAATCTCCCAGTTGAGCTAGAAAGAAAATTAGAGGAAACCTTTGAAAGGCTGGCTGATATTATATGATGGATCTATACCTAATAATACCTGAAAAGACCTCAGATGTATTATCTCAAATGATTGATGAGATTATAGAAGGCTGGAACCCAATATTTATTAGGGATGAAAAAAACCTTCCTAATCTACAAAACAAGAGAATAATTTTTGCTGTTGAGCTTAACGATGCAGGTATTAACTTAGGATTATATAGGATTCTTACAGAAATATTCAGAAGAGGAAAACAGGCCTTATATAGCTCCATAGGTGGAATCCTTATGCATAGTAATACTGAACTGTATACTAAAACAGTTGCAAGAGATATTATATTTTTAACTAATGAGCTTGGTCTTTCTTTCCTAGGAAGGCCCTTAGTAGAAGCAACTGGTTCTTTAAGTAATTTCTTAACTATGCAAAAGGTATCTAAAAAACCACTGATTGATGTCTGTTTAGATAGCTGTAGAGACTTAAGCATGAGACTTAAAGACCCTCATCTCTCAGCTGTTGAAAACCCTAAGATATTAGTGCTGCATGCAAGTAGTGAGCATACTTCTAATACCCTAATGCTATGGGATATGGTAAAGAAGCATTTAGGAAGTCATACTGTTAATGAGATACATATAGAAAATGGAACTGTACAAGATTGCATAGGATGTCCCTATAAAATATGTAAGCATTATGGACAACAGACTAGCTGCTTTTACGGTGGAATTATGGTGGAGGAAGTATATCCTGCAATACTTGATTCCGATGTTTTGATTTGGCTTTGTCCTAATTATAATGATGCTATTTCAGCAAATCTTTCAGCAGTAGTCAATCGTTTAACTGCTCTTTTCAGAAAAACAAAATTTTATAATAAAAGCTTTTTTAGTATTATAGTATCAGGAAACTCAGGCAGTGATTCTGTAGCAAAGCAGTTAATAGGCGCTTTAAATATAAATAAAACCTTTAGGCTTCCACCTTATTTTAGTCTAATGGCTACTGCAAATGATGCAGGCCATATAAATAAGGTTGAAAATATTCATGATTTAGCTAAAGAGTTTGCATTGAATGTAATAACAGAAACAGAAAAACGGCTAAGATAAAAAATAGCCGTTTTTGTTTATAGTAAATTTTATAACGCATCCTCATCAAGTTCTTCTCTTAAGCACATTAGTGCTTCCATAAAGGCAGGAAATCCAGCTGTAGGTGCTACTAGCATAAGAGAATGCTCTATTTCCTCTCTTGTACATCCACATTTTAATGCTTTTCTAATGTGAGTTCTTACAGAATAATGATGCTTGCATGCTGCAGATATTGCCACCTTTATTAACCAGCGAGATTTCTCATCAAGTGGCCCTCCATCATTATGTAATTTTTGCCCATAAGTTTCATATGCTTCGTATATGTGTCCGTATTTTTCTAAAAAATACTTAAAGTTCTTTTCTATTCTATCCATTCTAATACCTCCTTGGTTATTAATGCTTTGTTAATTATTATTACCCTTATGACAAAACATTAACCAAGCTAAATGAAAAGAATTTTATAATATCATATTATCTAATTCTCTACTAAATTTTTTAAGCTCATTTACATCTCCTATTTCCTGTAATATTAAAAATCTTTCTTGCACTCCTTCAAATTCCTTAATTCTTCCTGTAAAATATAGATTTTGTATTTTTCTTAGTATATCTACGATTAAAGAAGATTTCATCTGAAAAAGTTCTTGAGCATCTACAATATCATCCCTGATTTCAGACATTTCCTTATCTAAGAGAAAAGCTGCCTCTGCTGCATTTTTAAGACGTTCTTTTATATCCTTTGGAATATTTTTTGAGAATTTGTAGTTAAGAGAATGTTCAATAGTAGCCCAGAAATTCATAGCAAGTGTTCTTATCTGTATTTCAGCTAATATTTCCTTTTCTCCAAATACAGTATGAACCTTGTATTTAATTATTATGTGATAACTTCTATATCCGCTTTCCTTAATATTAGTTATATAGTCTCTTTCCTCAACTATTTTTATATCCTTGCCGTCCCTGTCTCTTATAAGCTGAACCACTTTTTCAATATCATCTACAAGCTGACACATAATACGGATACCTGCTATATCCTCAATTTCCTCTTCAATTCTATCCAGTGGAACATCTCTAAGTCTAGCCTTGTCAATAATGCTAGATATAGCCTTAACTCTTCCTGTTACAAATTCAATAGGCGAATATTCATCAAGTCTCCTATACTCATTTCTTATTGCCTTAAACTTTACCTTCAGCTCTTCTACAGCTTGTTCATATGGTATTAATATTTTCTCCCAATATAAAATCATATAATCCCCCCTGCCTTTATCCTATATTATTACAGCTAAATAAAAGCATATCTTAAAATCAGTTAAATTATTCAATCATTAATACAGCTTAAGGTCAAGATTATAGGATGGTATACTTGATGTTTCCCCAAAAATATTATACTACTTATTAGATAAATAAAGCAACTAGCTACCAATTCTCTTTTTAGCTTATCTAAATTTAATATTATTTTCCTCTAATGAATCTATTATAACTAGTGATTGTAGGTTAACACCTTTTTTTCTTAAAAGCTCTCCCCCATCTTGAAATCCTTTTTCAATTACTATACCTATTCCTTCTAGCTTTGCCCCTGCTTTATTTATAATATCCATTAGACCCAATGCAGCTTGGGCATTGGCTAGAAAATCATCTATTATTAGTATACGGTCTTCTGGGAGGATATATTTTTTTGAAACTCTTATCTTGTATGTTCTACCCTTTGTATAAGAATATACATCACTATCATATGTTTCTTTATCTAGGTTTTTAGTTTCTATTTTTTTTGCAAATACTACAGGTACATTGAAGTATTGAGCGGCTATGCTTGCTATAGCAATGCCTGAGGTTTCAAGAGTAAGTATTTTAGTGATATTGTTGTCATTAAATAATCTTTTAAATTCTTTTCCTACCTCATTTAAAAAAGCTATGTCTAGCTGATGATTTAAAAAGCTATCGACTTTTAAAATATGTCCCTCTTCTACTCCCGCTTCATCTAATATTTTTTTCTTTAGCAGCTCCATTTGATAACCTCCTATTATGAAGGGACATATCTACTAAGAACGTCCCTTAAATTAATATATATTATTCTTATAATATTTAATCTATATATTAACTCTTATTTAACATAATATCAAGAATTAACTTGTCTGTTTCACCCATTCCCTCTACACCAATATTGGCTAAGTTTATAATAGTATTTTCGATATCCCTGTCTATAATACCCTCCATATGAGAAACTTCTATGCCATCAATAGCTAATAATGCAGATTGTACAGCAGCACTTGCACCGGTGGATACCTTAAGAGCACATCCTATCTTAGCTCCATCACATATCATGCCTGAAATATTACCAACCATGTTTTTTATTGCATAGGAAATATTTTGTACATCTCCACCTAATATATATGTGATTCCACTGCTTGCACCACCTGCAGCAATTACACAGCCACATAAGGCAGAAAGCTTGCCTAGATGATGTTTAATATGGATTGCAACTAGATTACTTATGACTAGAGCCCTAATAAGCTTCTCTTCACTTACATTTAATCTCTCTCCCACTGCTACAACAGGTAGCATAACTGTTATACCTTGGTTTCCACTACCAGAGTTGCTCATAACAGGCATCATGCATCCTGCCATTCTTGCATCTGATGCTGCTGCAGTCAATGCCATAGCATGAGTCATGATATCATTAGATAAAATGCCTTTATGGATATTTTCAATTATTTTTTTACCTACCTGTAGACCATATTCTTTTGATAAGCCCTCTTCGGCTATTGCTTTATTAAGCCTCATACCTTCTAAAATAAATTTTACTTCTGATACATCTACACTTGTTGCAAAATCATATATTTTTTCTATGCTTAATTCTACTTCATTATCTTTTTTCTGTATAAGATTATCTAATTTTTCAGTATTGTTGCAGACTATATCCCCATTATGCTCTATGTACTCAATGTTAGAATGTTCTCTTCTAATAATTACCTTTGAGTACTCATCATCTTTTCTACAGATACATTCAATATATAGCTTTTCACATTTACTCTTTAAGCTTACTGATACTTTTTCAGACTTAACAAATTCTTTTGCTAATTTTATGTCTTTCTCTGATATATATTTTAGTACCTCTAAACCTTCCTCTGATCTACCTCCTATAGCACCTAAAGCTGCTGCTATACTAAGTCCTGTCATGTCTGTTCCTGGAATACCTACTCCCATTCCATTTTTTAAAATATTTCCACTTACTAGTATTTCAATCGTATCAGGAAAAGCATTTAATATCTCCTTTGCCTTTGCTGAAGCTAATGCAACTGCAATAGGCTCAGTGCACCCAAGAGCAGGAACTATTTCTCTTTTCAATAATTCTATAATTTTATCTTTCTCATAAAACTTCATATTATCATTCCTTTCAAACAATATGCCATAAACCTTTTGCTTTAATTTTATCATATTTACCTTAGAATAAAGAATCAATTACAAAAATATTATATTTTGCACAAATAGTATAATAGCTCATATGATAATATTAAATTATGGTCTAGGTTATTAATCTTCAATCATTCTAAAAATTTGTCAAATGATTATTATTCATGGATTTTAAATATATCATTTTATTTTCACGGGCTTTATGTGTATAATAGTATAAATAATAGTTCTATTCAATAGTGATAGAAGGTGTATTTTACTTATAGTGGAGGTGTTACTTTGAAAAAACTAAATGTTGCAGTAGTTGGTGCCACAGGAATGGTAGGAAGAACAATTATTAAAATGCTGGAGGAAAGAAGCTTTCCTATTAACAATTTATATCTTTATGCTTCTGCAAAATCAAAGGGTGCAACAGTTCAATTCAATAATTTGGAATATATTGTTGAAGAGCTAAATGATGCTTCCTTTGATAGGGACATAGATATTGCCCTATTTTCCGCAGGAGGAGATATAAGTAAAGACTATGCTCCCAAGGCAAAAGAAAAAGGTATAGTTGTAATAGATAATAGTAGTGCTTGGAGAATGGATAAGGATGTTCCTCTTATAGTGCCTGAGGTAAATCCACAGGATATAAAATGGCACAATGGTATAATATCTAATCCAAACTGCTCGACAATACAGGTAGTTGTGCCATTAAAGCCACTTCATGATGCTTTTAAGATAGAAAGAATTGTCTATTCAACTTATCAAGCTGTTTCAGGCTCAGGTGTAGGTGGCATTGCAGACTTAGAAAATGGAATAAATGGTATAGCTAACAAAAAATATCCTCATCCAATTGCGTACAATTGTATTCCACATATAGATACATTTATGGATAATGGATATACTAAAGAGGAGTTGAAAATGATTGAAGAAACAAAAAAAATTCTAAATGACCCTAGCCTTAAAATAACAGCTACTACGGTTAGGGTTCCAGTTAAGAATTGCCATAGTGTGTCTGTAAATCTCCAGTTTGAAAGAGCTTTCGAAATGCAAGAGATATATGAGGTTTTATATAAGAGTAATGGAGTCGTAGTTGAGGATAATACGGATAAGAACATATATCCTATGGCAATAACTGTAGACGGTCAAGACCAGGTATATGTAGGTAGGATTAGGAGAGACTTCAGTGTAGAAAATGGAATAAATCTATGGGTTGTGGCAGATAATGTTAGAAAAGGAGCTGCAACTAATGCAGTTCAAATAGCAGAACTAGTAGCAAAAAACTTATAAATACTTATGTAATAGTCTGAAATTCTAAAGTTCTACTATATAGGGCTGCTCAAAATGAGCAGTCCTATTATTATAATTTTATTTTTGGCTTAGTAGCATATGAATTGTAGGATTGATTAAAACTTTTTTAGCCACTTCATATACATCTTCCGCTTTAATATTATTTAAAGCCTCTAAGTCTTCAACAAATGCGTCTATTCTTTTATTCATAAGTCTTTGATGAAGAACATAATTGCCTAAGCCCTCAGAGTCCTCAAGAATAGAAGCTATACCTGTTTTCATTACTTTTTTCATTAAAGATATATTGCTCTCATTTATTAAAGCATGTTTGTTTACTATGCTTTCTATACAATAATCTATGGTTTTCTTAGCCTCAAATATATCTTCTTCAGATGTGGAAGAGTATATATACAATGTCTTAATATAATCAGTAATATCTATTTCAGAATATATGTCATAGGCAATGCCCCTTTCCTCTCTCAATGCTCTAAAAAGGATAGAATTTGGACTTTCACCTAGCTTATGGTTTAATATGTCTAAAGCAAGCTCTTCATCTCTAGTTAGATTATAAAAGGTGTAAAGATATACAATAGTGTTTTGCTCTATTTCCTTTTTATATGAAACTAATTCAACATTACGATTTTTTTCAACTATTATTTCTTTCTTCTTAAGTTCTTTACTTTCCCACTTTTCAAAAAACTCCCTTGTCTTTTCGAAAACCTCTTCGTGCTCCAATGATGATACTATACTTATTGCACTATTATTGGGGATATAGTATCTATTATAAAAAGCTATTATTTCATCCCTGGTAAAGCTTTTTACGAGGCTTTCTTTGCCTAATATATCGTATTTTAGAGGACTTTTTTCAAAGCCTGCTTTATTCACTTGGCTAAAGCTATATTGCTCTACATCATCATAGCCATTTCTAAATTCAGCTAGTATTACTCCTCTTTCCTTATCTATTTCCTCTGATGGAAAAGTTGAATTAACAATAATATCAGATAATATCTCCATAGATGCTTCAAGCTCATTAAAAAGAGCTGTTATAGAAAATACTGTGGAGGTATAGGTTGTGTAAGCATTGTATGAACCTGCTCTATTTTCTAGATCTTGATCTATATCTATGTTTGTCCTTGATTTAGTACCTTTAAAAAGCATATGCTCAATAAAATGACATAGTCCCTTTTCATTTTCCTCTTCATTAACAGGACCTATATCAACTCCTAAATGTATAGAACAAAGCTCTGTGTCTTTCTTTATAGTAATTATCTTAAGTCCGTTGTCTAAAACATACTCTTTCCAATCAAAAAACTGTCTTCCCATTAACAATACTCCTAACCTTAATATTAAAGGAATAATTTCTATCCCTAACTATGATATTATAAATGA belongs to Proteiniborus ethanoligenes and includes:
- a CDS encoding aspartate-semialdehyde dehydrogenase is translated as MKKLNVAVVGATGMVGRTIIKMLEERSFPINNLYLYASAKSKGATVQFNNLEYIVEELNDASFDRDIDIALFSAGGDISKDYAPKAKEKGIVVIDNSSAWRMDKDVPLIVPEVNPQDIKWHNGIISNPNCSTIQVVVPLKPLHDAFKIERIVYSTYQAVSGSGVGGIADLENGINGIANKKYPHPIAYNCIPHIDTFMDNGYTKEELKMIEETKKILNDPSLKITATTVRVPVKNCHSVSVNLQFERAFEMQEIYEVLYKSNGVVVEDNTDKNIYPMAITVDGQDQVYVGRIRRDFSVENGINLWVVADNVRKGAATNAVQIAELVAKNL
- a CDS encoding M16 family metallopeptidase; protein product: MGRQFFDWKEYVLDNGLKIITIKKDTELCSIHLGVDIGPVNEEENEKGLCHFIEHMLFKGTKSRTNIDIDQDLENRAGSYNAYTTYTSTVFSITALFNELEASMEILSDIIVNSTFPSEEIDKERGVILAEFRNGYDDVEQYSFSQVNKAGFEKSPLKYDILGKESLVKSFTRDEIIAFYNRYYIPNNSAISIVSSLEHEEVFEKTREFFEKWESKELKKKEIIVEKNRNVELVSYKKEIEQNTIVYLYTFYNLTRDEELALDILNHKLGESPNSILFRALREERGIAYDIYSEIDITDYIKTLYIYSSTSEEDIFEAKKTIDYCIESIVNKHALINESNISLMKKVMKTGIASILEDSEGLGNYVLHQRLMNKRIDAFVEDLEALNNIKAEDVYEVAKKVLINPTIHMLLSQK